The following are encoded together in the Bombus pyrosoma isolate SC7728 linkage group LG17, ASM1482585v1, whole genome shotgun sequence genome:
- the LOC122576965 gene encoding transcriptional adapter 2B isoform X2, with the protein MYYDCSVSDLYAKYNCTYCQEDISGLRVRCVECPDFDLCLQCFSAGAEIGPHKNDHSYQFMDSGTISIFNGRGNWTAREQLRLLDAIEQFGFGNWEDISKHIETRSPEEAKEEYIARYLDGNIGKHTWPPTESYKPNLTDQTKSDHGPLSPDLTSRLPPLDITPEEAAQLGYMPQRDDFERDYNHEAESLVSSLFLNPAEDDDLDIALKLAQVDMYTNNLRERARRKRVVRDYQLVSAFFASSRKDKTVKRKQSKEEKEFRDRMRVFAQFYTAQEYEQFLTNLEREREVRLRLSELYRYREHGITRHEECAHFEQVIAQTQGQNDAVDHWHEKKSGSSGPSTPIHRHTSKKREEEKNYSSTDRKYIAKDLPSSSFSINQTNPNRMTTPANQWVEPDNNPNCSSQHSTSSSSAAEKNYTAATSGKSCATTGDSEERDIEMEAAAHLLTKQEKSLCLQLDLKPTQYITQKTLLLQEYLNGNRRSGVVPQSEPENS; encoded by the exons ATGTATTACGATTGTTCGGTTTCAGATTTGTATGCTAAATACAACTGCACCTATTGTCAAGAGGATATCTCGGGCCTACGTGTCAGATGTGTAGAATGCCCAGATTTCGACCTCTGTTTGCAG TGTTTTTCCGCTGGAGCTGAAATTGGCCCACATAAAAATGATCACTCTTATCAGTTTATG GATTCTGGCACCATTAGTATATTCAATGGTAGAGGGAATTGGACTGCTAGGGAACAACTTAGACTTTTGGATGCCATTGAACAGTTTGGTTTTGGAAATTGGGAAGACATTAGCAAACATATTGAAACACGTTCACCAGAAG AagcaaaagaagaatatattgCTAGATACCTTGATGGCAATATTGGAAAACACACATGGCCTCCTACAGAAAGCTATAAACCAAATCTTACAGATCAAACTAAGTCAGATCATGGACCTCTATCGCCTGATCTCACATCTCGGTTACCACCTTTGGATATCACTCCAGAAGAAGCTGCACAACTGGGATATATGCCACAACGAGATGATTTTGAAAGG GATTACAATCATGAAGCAGAGTCACTTGTTTCTTCATTATTCTTGAATCCTGCAGAAGATGATGATTTGGACATAGCACTTAAACTTGCACAAGTTGATATGTATACCAATAATTTAAGAGAAAGAGCGCGACGAAAAAGAGTCGTACGGGATTACCAGCTTGTTTCTGCGTTTTTTGCTTCGTCTAGAAAAGATAAGACAGTGAAGAGAAAACAATCGAAGGAGGAAAA aGAGTTTAGGGATAGGATGCGAGTATTTGCACAGTTTTACACAGCACAGGAATACGAACAGTTTCTAACAAAtcttgaaagagaaagagaagtaCGATTACGTCTTTCAGAATTGTATCGTTACCGAGAGCATGGTATTACAAGACACGAAGAATGTGCTCATTTCGAACAAGTGATAGCACAAACTCAGGGACAAAATGATGCAGTGGATCACTGGCATGAAAAGAAATCT GGCAGCAGTGGGCCGTCCACACCAATACACCGCCACACCTCAAAAAAAAG agaagaagaaaaaaattactcTTCCACCGACCGAAAGTACATTGCAAAAGACTTACCCAGCAGCAGCTTCTCAATCAATCAAACCAATCCCAATCGGATGACGACTCCAGCCAATCAGTGGGTGGAGCCGGATAACAATCCAAATTGTTCCAGCCAGCATTCTACCAGCTCCAGTTCTGCCGCAGAAAAGAATTATACTGCGGCTACTTCCGGAAAATCTTGTGCGACAACAGGAGACTCAGAGGAACGGGATATAGAAATGGAAGCAGCGGCTCatttattaacaaaacaaGAAAAGTCTCTGTGTCTTCAACTTGATTTGAAGCCAACACAGTATATAACACAAAAGACGTTGTTGTTGCAA GAATATCTAAATGGTAATAGAAGATCAGGCGTTGTACCTCAGTCGGAACCAGAGA ATTCTTGA
- the LOC122576965 gene encoding transcriptional adapter 2B isoform X1 translates to MYYDCSVSDLYAKYNCTYCQEDISGLRVRCVECPDFDLCLQCFSAGAEIGPHKNDHSYQFMDSGTISIFNGRGNWTAREQLRLLDAIEQFGFGNWEDISKHIETRSPEEAKEEYIARYLDGNIGKHTWPPTESYKPNLTDQTKSDHGPLSPDLTSRLPPLDITPEEAAQLGYMPQRDDFERDYNHEAESLVSSLFLNPAEDDDLDIALKLAQVDMYTNNLRERARRKRVVRDYQLVSAFFASSRKDKTVKRKQSKEEKEFRDRMRVFAQFYTAQEYEQFLTNLEREREVRLRLSELYRYREHGITRHEECAHFEQVIAQTQGQNDAVDHWHEKKSGSSGPSTPIHRHTSKKREEEKNYSSTDRKYIAKDLPSSSFSINQTNPNRMTTPANQWVEPDNNPNCSSQHSTSSSSAAEKNYTAATSGKSCATTGDSEERDIEMEAAAHLLTKQEKSLCLQLDLKPTQYITQKTLLLQEYLNGNRRSGVVPQSEPESKILHYLVANGWIAAN, encoded by the exons ATGTATTACGATTGTTCGGTTTCAGATTTGTATGCTAAATACAACTGCACCTATTGTCAAGAGGATATCTCGGGCCTACGTGTCAGATGTGTAGAATGCCCAGATTTCGACCTCTGTTTGCAG TGTTTTTCCGCTGGAGCTGAAATTGGCCCACATAAAAATGATCACTCTTATCAGTTTATG GATTCTGGCACCATTAGTATATTCAATGGTAGAGGGAATTGGACTGCTAGGGAACAACTTAGACTTTTGGATGCCATTGAACAGTTTGGTTTTGGAAATTGGGAAGACATTAGCAAACATATTGAAACACGTTCACCAGAAG AagcaaaagaagaatatattgCTAGATACCTTGATGGCAATATTGGAAAACACACATGGCCTCCTACAGAAAGCTATAAACCAAATCTTACAGATCAAACTAAGTCAGATCATGGACCTCTATCGCCTGATCTCACATCTCGGTTACCACCTTTGGATATCACTCCAGAAGAAGCTGCACAACTGGGATATATGCCACAACGAGATGATTTTGAAAGG GATTACAATCATGAAGCAGAGTCACTTGTTTCTTCATTATTCTTGAATCCTGCAGAAGATGATGATTTGGACATAGCACTTAAACTTGCACAAGTTGATATGTATACCAATAATTTAAGAGAAAGAGCGCGACGAAAAAGAGTCGTACGGGATTACCAGCTTGTTTCTGCGTTTTTTGCTTCGTCTAGAAAAGATAAGACAGTGAAGAGAAAACAATCGAAGGAGGAAAA aGAGTTTAGGGATAGGATGCGAGTATTTGCACAGTTTTACACAGCACAGGAATACGAACAGTTTCTAACAAAtcttgaaagagaaagagaagtaCGATTACGTCTTTCAGAATTGTATCGTTACCGAGAGCATGGTATTACAAGACACGAAGAATGTGCTCATTTCGAACAAGTGATAGCACAAACTCAGGGACAAAATGATGCAGTGGATCACTGGCATGAAAAGAAATCT GGCAGCAGTGGGCCGTCCACACCAATACACCGCCACACCTCAAAAAAAAG agaagaagaaaaaaattactcTTCCACCGACCGAAAGTACATTGCAAAAGACTTACCCAGCAGCAGCTTCTCAATCAATCAAACCAATCCCAATCGGATGACGACTCCAGCCAATCAGTGGGTGGAGCCGGATAACAATCCAAATTGTTCCAGCCAGCATTCTACCAGCTCCAGTTCTGCCGCAGAAAAGAATTATACTGCGGCTACTTCCGGAAAATCTTGTGCGACAACAGGAGACTCAGAGGAACGGGATATAGAAATGGAAGCAGCGGCTCatttattaacaaaacaaGAAAAGTCTCTGTGTCTTCAACTTGATTTGAAGCCAACACAGTATATAACACAAAAGACGTTGTTGTTGCAA GAATATCTAAATGGTAATAGAAGATCAGGCGTTGTACCTCAGTCGGAACCAGAGAGTAAGATATTACATTATCTGGTAGCAAATGGCTGGATCGCGGCCAATtga
- the LOC122576965 gene encoding transcriptional adapter 2B isoform X3: MYYDCSVSDLYAKYNCTYCQEDISGLRVRCVECPDFDLCLQCFSAGAEIGPHKNDHSYQFMDSGTISIFNGRGNWTAREQLRLLDAIEQFGFGNWEDISKHIETRSPEEAKEEYIARYLDGNIGKHTWPPTESYKPNLTDQTKSDHGPLSPDLTSRLPPLDITPEEAAQLGYMPQRDDFERDYNHEAESLVSSLFLNPAEDDDLDIALKLAQVDMYTNNLRERARRKRVVRDYQLVSAFFASSRKDKTVKRKQSKEEKEFRDRMRVFAQFYTAQEYEQFLTNLEREREVRLRLSELYRYREHGITRHEECAHFEQVIAQTQGQNDAVDHWHEKKSAFVNRLYQFAFHLGQQWAVHTNTPPHLKKKRRRKKLLFHRPKVHCKRLTQQQLLNQSNQSQSDDDSSQSVGGAG, from the exons ATGTATTACGATTGTTCGGTTTCAGATTTGTATGCTAAATACAACTGCACCTATTGTCAAGAGGATATCTCGGGCCTACGTGTCAGATGTGTAGAATGCCCAGATTTCGACCTCTGTTTGCAG TGTTTTTCCGCTGGAGCTGAAATTGGCCCACATAAAAATGATCACTCTTATCAGTTTATG GATTCTGGCACCATTAGTATATTCAATGGTAGAGGGAATTGGACTGCTAGGGAACAACTTAGACTTTTGGATGCCATTGAACAGTTTGGTTTTGGAAATTGGGAAGACATTAGCAAACATATTGAAACACGTTCACCAGAAG AagcaaaagaagaatatattgCTAGATACCTTGATGGCAATATTGGAAAACACACATGGCCTCCTACAGAAAGCTATAAACCAAATCTTACAGATCAAACTAAGTCAGATCATGGACCTCTATCGCCTGATCTCACATCTCGGTTACCACCTTTGGATATCACTCCAGAAGAAGCTGCACAACTGGGATATATGCCACAACGAGATGATTTTGAAAGG GATTACAATCATGAAGCAGAGTCACTTGTTTCTTCATTATTCTTGAATCCTGCAGAAGATGATGATTTGGACATAGCACTTAAACTTGCACAAGTTGATATGTATACCAATAATTTAAGAGAAAGAGCGCGACGAAAAAGAGTCGTACGGGATTACCAGCTTGTTTCTGCGTTTTTTGCTTCGTCTAGAAAAGATAAGACAGTGAAGAGAAAACAATCGAAGGAGGAAAA aGAGTTTAGGGATAGGATGCGAGTATTTGCACAGTTTTACACAGCACAGGAATACGAACAGTTTCTAACAAAtcttgaaagagaaagagaagtaCGATTACGTCTTTCAGAATTGTATCGTTACCGAGAGCATGGTATTACAAGACACGAAGAATGTGCTCATTTCGAACAAGTGATAGCACAAACTCAGGGACAAAATGATGCAGTGGATCACTGGCATGAAAAGAAATCT GCATTTGTGAACAGATTGTATCAGTTTGCATTTCACTTAGGGCAGCAGTGGGCCGTCCACACCAATACACCGCCACACCTCAAAAAAAAG agaagaagaaaaaaattactcTTCCACCGACCGAAAGTACATTGCAAAAGACTTACCCAGCAGCAGCTTCTCAATCAATCAAACCAATCCCAATCGGATGACGACTCCAGCCAATCAGTGGGTGGAGCCGGATAA
- the LOC122576967 gene encoding ejaculatory bulb-specific protein 3-like, producing the protein MHQILTCLFLVMAIVYAAARPDDSTSKMFSKDLASTDKYPQKLDNINVDEILKNDRLFNNYYKCLLDEVRCTAEGNEIKKILPEALATDCQKCTEKQAENVKKIIYFLITEKPQLWDHFMDKFDPENKYRYKYEEQVKKGVKAH; encoded by the exons ATGCATCAAATACTCACCTGTCTGTTCCTTGTCATGGCAATCGTCTACGCGGCTGCCCGCCCCGACGACTCGACCTCGAAAATGTTTTCCAAAGATCTTGCCTCTACTGACAAATACCCACAGAAATTGGACAATATCAATGTAgatgaaattctgaaaaatgaTCGCTTgttcaataattattacaagtGTTTGCTCGACGAAGTAAGATGCACTGCTGAAGGAAATGAAATCAAAA AGATCTTACCTGAAGCTCTGGCCACCGACTGCCAGAAATGTACTGAAAAACAAGCAGAAAATGTCAAGAAGATAATCTACTTCCTGATCACGGAAAAGCCACAATTGTGGGACCATTTCATGGACAAGTTCGACCCcgaaaataaatacagataTAAATACGAGGAGCAAGTGAAGAAGGGTGTAAAAGCTCATTAA